One segment of Arcanobacterium haemolyticum DSM 20595 DNA contains the following:
- the tsaE gene encoding tRNA (adenosine(37)-N6)-threonylcarbamoyltransferase complex ATPase subunit type 1 TsaE — translation MILSLNAPTVADIQRIGSVIADNAKPGDLVMLTGPLGAGKTTMTQGIARGLGVKGAVSSPTFVIAQIHRGERLDLVHVDAYRLNSIEELDALDLDASLEESLTVVEWGAGKVEVLSEDRLELMIERPEGSDAGLEPEDLYEDAPRVIKVHAYGPRGAEFQQVLAEAVPGATWESDAE, via the coding sequence ATGATCCTCTCTCTGAACGCACCCACAGTCGCAGATATTCAGCGCATCGGCTCCGTGATTGCAGACAATGCCAAACCCGGCGATCTTGTGATGCTCACCGGGCCACTCGGTGCCGGAAAAACAACCATGACTCAAGGAATCGCACGTGGGCTCGGCGTCAAAGGCGCCGTCTCCTCCCCAACGTTCGTGATCGCACAAATTCACCGCGGAGAACGCCTGGATCTAGTGCACGTGGATGCCTACCGGCTCAACTCCATCGAAGAACTCGATGCGCTCGATCTGGATGCCTCGCTGGAAGAATCCCTTACCGTTGTGGAATGGGGTGCCGGCAAGGTGGAAGTGCTCTCCGAAGATCGCCTCGAACTCATGATCGAACGGCCAGAAGGCTCCGATGCGGGGCTGGAACCCGAAGATTTGTATGAAGACGCTCCGCGCGTGATCAAGGTTCACGCCTACGGGCCGCGTGGGGCAGAATTCCAGCAGGTGCTTGCTGAGGCAGTTCCAGGGGCGACGTGGGAAAGCGACGCCGAATGA